The proteins below come from a single Cupriavidus pauculus genomic window:
- a CDS encoding ankyrin repeat domain-containing protein: protein MRAETRLLLSAAALCATLWLGGCASSRPVEAPPLVPGERVSASQFDGYWFDAARQGRWDVLDSLLQAGYPVDRANPRGFTAVILAAYNGHPDTVQHLMQAGADACLGDNSGNTALMGALFKGEMDSARVLLDARCDPNQENNSGETALTFATLFGRYAIMPSLIAHGADPNHQSARGNTPMRTAQTQGNRQAEDVLKRLGAD, encoded by the coding sequence ATGCGCGCAGAGACTCGGCTACTGCTGTCGGCCGCCGCGCTCTGCGCGACGCTCTGGCTCGGCGGGTGTGCAAGCTCCAGACCCGTCGAGGCCCCACCGCTCGTCCCCGGCGAACGCGTCAGTGCCAGCCAGTTCGACGGCTACTGGTTCGACGCGGCGCGCCAGGGCCGCTGGGATGTGCTAGACAGTTTGCTGCAGGCCGGCTATCCGGTCGATCGTGCCAATCCACGCGGTTTCACGGCCGTCATCCTCGCGGCGTACAACGGCCATCCCGATACCGTTCAGCACCTGATGCAGGCCGGCGCGGATGCGTGCCTCGGCGACAACAGCGGCAATACGGCGTTGATGGGAGCCCTGTTCAAGGGCGAGATGGATTCGGCCAGGGTGCTGCTGGATGCGCGCTGCGACCCCAATCAGGAGAACAACAGCGGCGAGACCGCGCTGACGTTCGCCACGTTGTTCGGCCGCTATGCCATCATGCCGTCGCTGATCGCGCACGGTGCCGATCCGAACCACCAGAGCGCGCGCGGCAATACACCGATGCGCACCGCGCAGACGCAGGGCAACCGGCAGGCGGAAGACGTACTGAAGCGGCTCGGGGCGGATTGA
- a CDS encoding DUF3293 domain-containing protein has protein sequence MNPHDPHTAIPRDIIDAYLETEYRVGGEMPCVLKVGEASATLAALHRFHGVGCSAFVTAWNPFSEADTPARNAARQRELVSWLAEKGLSWVPGVGQHPANDWPGEESCLVPGLPLDVARALGVRFGQNAIVWSGADAVPQLILLR, from the coding sequence ATGAACCCTCACGACCCGCATACCGCGATTCCGCGCGACATCATCGATGCCTATCTCGAGACCGAATATCGCGTCGGCGGGGAGATGCCATGCGTGCTGAAGGTGGGTGAAGCGTCCGCAACGCTGGCCGCATTGCATCGCTTCCATGGTGTGGGGTGCAGCGCATTCGTGACCGCGTGGAATCCGTTCAGCGAAGCCGATACGCCCGCCCGTAACGCCGCACGCCAGCGTGAGCTGGTGTCGTGGCTGGCGGAGAAGGGGTTGTCGTGGGTGCCCGGCGTGGGGCAGCATCCGGCGAACGACTGGCCGGGCGAAGAGAGTTGTCTCGTGCCCGGTCTTCCGCTCGACGTGGCGCGCGCGCTCGGCGTGCGGTTCGGCCAGAACGCGATCGTATGGAGCGGCGCGGATGCCGTGCCGCAACTGATATTGCTCAGGTAA
- a CDS encoding helix-turn-helix domain-containing protein, producing the protein MSALNTDPIVQADGWRDVRAARHDGKEGDAGRVIVSRWTDAAVPEPVAVSHAGHKDLHCVALTLRGANLRFVSREQVLCDGRVPAGMIQITAPGTPVSVTFHTAYDVLHLFVPQRVLATCYEARFGHPHEGPIVLDDPRLFGDPTVERLAQALALAHANDAHLSHMFCESVTMAIVARLVAQHFSQAAMAGPLPARQLSPLPQWRLRRAIEFIDAHLSRPLTLEEIARSVGLTRMYFAAQFRRATGVRPQEFVQRRRVERAQEILRREQCSVLDVAMHCGFRSQAHFTTVFKRFVGRPPLVWRNSGGAAS; encoded by the coding sequence ATGAGTGCTCTCAACACCGATCCGATCGTTCAGGCCGATGGCTGGCGTGACGTGCGTGCCGCGCGGCACGACGGGAAGGAAGGCGATGCCGGCCGGGTCATCGTCTCGCGATGGACCGATGCGGCGGTGCCGGAACCCGTGGCGGTCTCCCACGCCGGGCACAAGGATCTGCATTGCGTGGCCCTGACGCTGCGCGGCGCGAATCTGCGCTTCGTATCGCGGGAGCAGGTGCTGTGCGATGGCCGCGTGCCCGCGGGCATGATCCAGATCACCGCGCCGGGCACACCCGTGAGCGTGACATTCCACACGGCCTACGACGTGCTGCATCTGTTCGTGCCGCAACGCGTGCTGGCAACGTGCTACGAGGCGCGCTTCGGGCATCCTCACGAAGGGCCGATCGTGCTCGACGACCCACGGCTGTTCGGCGATCCCACCGTGGAACGGCTGGCGCAGGCCCTCGCGCTCGCGCATGCCAACGACGCGCACCTCAGCCATATGTTCTGCGAGAGTGTCACCATGGCGATCGTCGCGCGGCTGGTCGCGCAGCATTTCTCGCAGGCAGCGATGGCGGGCCCGCTGCCCGCGCGGCAGCTGTCGCCATTGCCGCAGTGGCGGCTGCGACGGGCCATCGAGTTCATCGATGCGCATCTTTCCCGGCCGCTGACGCTCGAGGAGATCGCGCGCAGCGTCGGATTGACGCGCATGTACTTCGCGGCGCAGTTCCGGCGCGCGACAGGCGTGCGCCCGCAGGAGTTCGTGCAGCGGCGGCGCGTGGAACGGGCACAGGAAATCCTGCGCCGCGAGCAGTGCTCGGTACTCGATGTGGCCATGCATTGCGGCTTTCGCTCGCAGGCGCACTTCACCACCGTCTTCAAGCGCTTCGTGGGCCGGCCGCCACTGGTCTGGCGCAACAGCGGCGGCGCGGCATCGTAA
- a CDS encoding glucose 1-dehydrogenase, whose amino-acid sequence MASSRPEGAYVRGLPQQTAIVTSAARGIGAAMARKLATQGFNVVVNHPVDDAAAQHVVTAIRAAGGRAIAVRADVSRHDAFAQLFDAATAEFGGVDVLVNNAGLASNMPIGSIDELTFDRMFAINVRGVLNGLKLAAQRMRDNGRIVNISTSVAGMSPAGYGSYCASKAAVEALTRSLSKELGPRGIRVNAVAPGPTGTGLVTHMRDLTTPLGRIAELEDIAEVVAFLVSDSSGWINGQSVRVNGGILS is encoded by the coding sequence ATGGCTTCGTCCAGACCGGAAGGCGCCTATGTGCGCGGACTTCCCCAACAGACCGCCATCGTCACGAGCGCCGCGCGCGGCATCGGCGCCGCGATGGCGCGCAAGCTCGCGACGCAAGGCTTCAACGTCGTGGTCAATCATCCCGTCGACGATGCCGCCGCGCAGCATGTGGTGACGGCCATCCGCGCGGCAGGCGGACGAGCGATCGCCGTGCGCGCGGACGTATCCCGCCACGACGCGTTCGCGCAACTGTTCGACGCCGCCACCGCGGAATTCGGCGGCGTCGATGTCCTCGTCAACAACGCCGGCCTTGCGAGCAACATGCCTATCGGCAGCATCGACGAACTCACGTTCGACAGGATGTTCGCCATCAACGTGCGTGGCGTGCTCAACGGTCTCAAGCTGGCCGCCCAGCGCATGCGAGACAACGGCCGCATCGTCAATATCTCCACCAGCGTCGCGGGGATGTCGCCAGCGGGCTACGGCTCGTACTGCGCATCGAAAGCCGCCGTGGAAGCGCTCACGCGCAGCCTGTCGAAGGAGCTCGGGCCACGCGGCATCCGCGTCAACGCCGTGGCACCCGGGCCCACCGGAACGGGCCTCGTCACGCATATGCGCGACCTGACCACGCCGCTCGGGCGCATCGCCGAACTCGAGGATATCGCCGAAGTCGTGGCGTTCCTCGTCAGCGACAGCTCGGGCTGGATCAACGGCCAGTCCGTACGCGTGAACGGCGGCATCCTGTCGTAG
- a CDS encoding alpha/beta fold hydrolase: protein MLKSILSLLIASASLAVVANGHAAAPAAPAPTEAGVTQYRTVTVNGLRIFYREAGPANAPTLLMLHGFPSSSRMFEPLFARLSTRYHLIAPDYPGFGHSDAPAATEFAYTFDNLARVVDGFTEAVGLQRYVLFMQDYGGPVGMRLAVAHPERVQALIVQNAVSHEDGLGPLWVKRREYWANRAANEAALRAAFLSLATTKQRHVGSNPHPETVDPDRWTDEFAFLSRPGQQDIQADLFYDYRTNVASYPAWGKWLRDHQPRSLVLWGKYDPSFEVAEVAAFQRDVPKAEVHVLDGGHFAINDRPDEIAQRVDTFLSRQPH from the coding sequence ATGCTCAAATCGATTCTCTCCCTGCTGATCGCGTCGGCCTCGCTGGCCGTCGTGGCGAATGGCCACGCCGCGGCGCCGGCTGCCCCGGCGCCCACCGAGGCCGGCGTGACCCAGTACCGTACCGTCACCGTCAACGGCCTGCGCATCTTCTACCGCGAGGCGGGGCCCGCGAATGCGCCCACCTTGCTGATGCTGCACGGCTTTCCGTCGTCGTCGCGCATGTTCGAGCCGCTGTTCGCACGGCTATCCACGCGGTATCACCTGATTGCCCCAGACTATCCCGGGTTTGGCCATAGCGATGCACCGGCCGCGACCGAGTTCGCCTACACGTTCGACAACCTTGCGAGAGTCGTGGATGGCTTTACCGAGGCGGTGGGGCTGCAACGGTATGTGTTGTTCATGCAGGACTACGGCGGTCCGGTCGGGATGCGCCTCGCGGTTGCGCATCCCGAGCGCGTGCAGGCGCTGATCGTGCAGAACGCGGTGTCGCACGAGGATGGGCTGGGGCCGCTGTGGGTCAAGCGCCGCGAGTACTGGGCCAATCGCGCGGCCAATGAGGCGGCGCTGCGGGCGGCGTTTCTCTCGCTCGCGACCACGAAGCAGCGGCATGTCGGTTCGAATCCGCATCCGGAAACCGTGGACCCGGACCGCTGGACCGACGAGTTTGCGTTCCTCTCGCGGCCCGGGCAGCAGGACATCCAGGCCGACCTGTTCTACGACTACCGCACCAACGTCGCCAGCTATCCGGCGTGGGGCAAGTGGCTGCGCGATCATCAGCCGCGTTCGCTCGTACTCTGGGGCAAGTACGACCCGTCGTTCGAGGTGGCGGAAGTGGCCGCGTTCCAGCGCGATGTGCCGAAGGCAGAGGTGCATGTGCTCGACGGCGGCCACTTTGCGATCAACGACAGGCCCGACGAGATCGCGCAACGGGTCGATACGTTCCTGTCTCGCCAGCCGCATTGA